CCATTTGTGTGGAGTACCTTTCCGGCTATAGTTGCGGGTTTAGATAACTCTGGAGTAGCTATATTTCCatcggatggtacgtgcataATGGATACGACATCAAAGGTGTGACAACTAAGCTCATCCTTCTTTAGGGGCTCGACGCAAGGAATCATTCCTTTCAAGGAAGCACGATGTCCCGTTTCACCGTGAATAGTGATCGGTCGGCCTTGGGCCACAAacttaaccttctgatgtagagaagaaggtactgccctgcacacatggatccatggtcttcccaaagCATAGTGAAAACGCTATGGATATCCAGTACTTGAAATGGTACGGAGAAAGGTACCGGCCCAATGGAGATATCTAGTTCAATCtcgcccaccacattcttagaaactccgtcGAATGAATGAATAGTCGCCTTGGAcatcttgacgaaatcttcatttatccccaagctcttcaaagtgcttagaggacacaaattaaaagctgagccattatcaattaaaacatgaggtacctcttttccatggcaccttacggtgatgtagagagccttgttgtgaacGCGCCCCtctctcgggaaatcttcatccgagaaggaaatcTGATCCTTCAATAGAATGGCCCCCATGAAGTCTTCCAGCTGGACTTCGTTAATAGTCTCGGGAACATGTATTTCGTTTAATACCTTCAACATAGCGTTTTTATGCTTCTCTGAATTCTTAAAGAGGTCAAGCGGGGAGATTTGTACATGCATTTTTGGAGTTGTTCAACGACTTCATACTCACTAGTTCTCACAACAGATTGGaacttttcaacctcttcgACGTTGGCGCCTTCTTTTTTAGGCTCTACCTCCCTTGGAGCATAACATCTTCCATATCTCATCACGGCATCAATCTCACCTGTCCCGTAATCCCAGTGTACCTCCTTCGGGTCATATTCTTCTACGGGTGGAAGTTTAATCTTCATAGGCTTAATTTCGCCATCCGGACCTTTTGAGGTTTCCGCCATTCTTCACAAGATGAATCTAGTGTTGATGGCTTTTCCGAACCGGAAGCGTCCCAAGTATCCATCTTATTCGGATCAATCACGAAATGGATCGGAATgtccaccatcccaatcatttcatccttaTGAATGTTTTCAAGATTATGTCAATGACATGGCCTCGAGGGTGTTGCATCATCGACATTTCCTTCGTCAAAGTGCCTTTGTCTTTCCCTCCCGATCctcatgattatgccctctattctcataccaacatccaccatgtgctggaaggaggaatatgtatatgtatacatTCGGTCGAAATACGCTGCCGGCAATGACTTAAGCATAAATTTCAACATTTCCCTTTCTAATAGTGGTGGTTGCATCATCATAGCATGCTTCTTCCACCTttcggcgaagagttcaaaactcgtCTTctcctttcccgatattcaacaagttggctttggtaaagaatcctctaatcccagcttcaaagtgtcgcggGAAGTGCTCCGATAGTTCCTCCCAACTTGGAACCCAATCtagatcaattgattggaaccaagccaATGCGGGACCGGTCAAACTATGCTTAAAACCCTGGATTAacacttcatcatcttcatgatgaccaaccatttggcggagataatacgaaATATGTGCCAAATGACACTCAACACCATCATATTTCAAacggaaagtcacccttggattcaTGCCTTGGGGCGAGAACATTTCGATTTGGGTGATCAGCATGATCAACTCTTTCGGTTCATCCACCTTCTTCGAAAGATCGACACCTTGTTCTTGCAACAACGCGATCCgtcggttttgtgtctcaatagTCCGTTGTATCTTTACGATTTGCATACTTTCTTCCATTGTTGTGGTATTATTCTTGACCGCTAGTTGAGATACCTCTACCACTATACTTGTCGGATGACGCATGTAGGTCTCTATATTAGAAGGTTGCATATTGACCTCCCGATCCTTCCGCTCCTTCCGAGGGATCGTCTGATTCTTGACTTCATTAACGGTGCCTACAAACTCTTCACtctcggggtcatccatgccaccccaaccatcgggaactatatctcccgaatcaatgaaaaagcttggcggtgccgaatataggactttaaagttgtagccgccgctatcttccccgagattgtcaactatttcgcccctttcAATAGCCTTCTGCATGAACCTTCTATCACCTTGGCGAGCTTTTTCAAGGCGAActtcataatcatctagctTTTCCGTTTCTTTGTCGTCTTGAACAGTCATCAAGTATGCTGAAGGAACCCTCAAAGTCTTACCTCTTATAGCTTTCATTATGAACTCCTCTGCTACTATATCAATGGTTacataggttcccttgaaagtaACATCCTCCAATCTCCCAATGATGCCTAGGTTGATTAGCCGTTCTAAGCAtgccttcttttgttccttggaaATCGTTGCTCCATTAGGGTATTGCGAAGCCAACGTcaggatgtcttgcattctaCTCACATCCTTTATGAACTCTAGAGTCTTTTCATGATTATCTTCAAATATcgtgttcacctcgcgatgttccggtaaAGGGTTCTACTGCATGTTAAGTTACGTGCTATCAAACtccaggaccttaccatcaatcaaggcttgcaccttatacttaagagggagacaattgtcaacattatgccccctttctcccatgtgataaaCGCATATCTGAGTCTCATTGAACCCAGCAAACCTAGGAGGATTTGCTCTAGGAGGTTCCTTCGCAACTAATCGATTCTCAAGTAGCATGGGTAGCGGTTTAGAGAAAGATCGAGGCGGTGAGGTAAAAACAGGTGGATTTTTCTTCCTTGGCTCCAGTGGTTTAGggacggtccaagaagaagatccttgggtaagggtagaaggtgagaactttttcggtttaggtgggttagggatGAACGCCACATCACCAGGTTGCTCCCTATCCCTTCTTACAAGGTATTGGCGCCTAAAGGACGagtcgggtatcttcttctcccgcaacgccCATCATGACGTTCCACCACCTTAATTAAGTGcgcgaacgtttgacacccagagTTGTTCAACTTATCGAAGTAATCAAAGGGTAATGCTTTGAGGAATATatccaccaactcttcttcggAGACGGGTGGTTTCACTTCAACGGCtaaagctctccacctttgagcaTAGGCATGAACGGCCTCATTTTTCCCTTTAGTGGTCCtcaaaaggtcctccctagtaagggtcgtcggagtattaaacttgtactgCCTGAGGAACTCATCGGCTAACTTATCCCAATCAGCGAGTCTTTCGGGTTCTAGTTCGATAAACCATGCTAAGGCTGCCCCATATAGACTTTCTTGAAAAGTATTGACCAATAGCGGAATATTGtctgagaattgagacatgcgacGCAGGTAGTATTTCAGATGTTAGACAGGTTATGTTTGTCTGTGTGAAGGTTGATGGATGTGAAAGCCCATATTAGCAAGTTACGATCACCAAGCTATTTATAAGGTGATTGATGCGGCCTCTGTCCTAGCCGAGCTTAAAGTCACAACTATGGTGATCGGTTGTCCGATATGATGTCGGAGCTGGTGCGATAGATAGGGAGAGAGTCCTTTCATGGTGAATATAGTGGCATCGTTCCATGGTTATGATGCTAAATTTGTCTGAAAGTATTTTGGTGTCATGTCATTTCAAGATCATCAATGTTGATCCATTTAGCCTTTGGCAAATGGAGTTGGCAGCTGTAAATTTGCTTTGAAATGGTGGGTACAGTTGATATTTGCATTTGTCTTGTAAACTAGTGATGAACTTGTGCTTTCTTTGACAAGATGGGGAACAATAacataattatttcaattttttttttgtatcaatcaAATGTTATTATGTCTTGATGATCTTTTAGTAAACACTGAAAAGTAAATAGATCGATTAAAGGATTTCATTTAATTGTTCTCGGAAACAAATTTAAGATTTATGAAGGATTTATCTTGTATCTCATGTCTAGCTGGATCTTTTAAATGAAAGTTTTCAAATCCATTAGGTATTGTTTTGACGAAAAAAATTGTTCGAGATGCCACTTACTTATATCGACGGGTATCAGATGTAGTCAATAGCTTTCATGAGAAAAGGTTCATTGCTTTCTGACAGGATAAAGTTCGAAACACGTAGACGGCTGGAAAGACACCAAATTGACGTAGGATGAGTATATTTTAATATGCTCCGGGACTTCTAATTCGttggtcaaaatttttcaaccCTTGGTCAAACCGAGGTCAAAGTTAATGATTTTCTGCATTGAtcctaattcaattataaatttttgaatggtgtcaatttaatcctaaacattctgtatttgtgccaattaactCAATCTGGACGCCGATCATCTTACGTTGCATGGACTccgctgacgtggacatttttttatataattttcaaatatatttttttctttttcttttctttactctttttttttattgatagtaGGAGCAAGGGTGCCGTGGCCCTCGTTTGAGGCTAGGCTAGGATCAGTGGCTCTCACCTAGGGCCGGCAACCCTTACCGgccttcaataaaaaaaaagagtaaagaaagaaaaagagaaaaaataataaaataataaaataataaaaaaaatgtctacaTCAGTGCCGTCGATGTCACGTAGGAAGAATGACGTTCACGTtagatcaaaattagccggacgGATTCAATTATCAAAATGTGTTCAAGACTcatttgtcaaaattaaaaagtttatgacggaattaacaaaaatacaatagatttagggcttttggatAATCTCTTGGGGAAGGAGTATAATTTAACCTAGAATGCACAACCTAACACCCATCATATTTTGCATGCCGATGTTTTTATGATAAACATTGCTGTAGAGTAGTCGTGGACAATCCAAAAAGATTCTCTCTTTAAGAATGGTGCACGAAATCAAACGTGCGACGAAGTCTTGAATGCCATCAACGACTTAGCAAGAAGCAATGAGGAAGTTGGAAAGGTGAAGAGTATGAATAACGAGCTCAGCGGATAAGTCATGAAAAATCTGAGGATGAAGTAACGATTGAAGTACTGGAACCAGATGAAGGAGAAGTACATACAGAAGATCATCCATACGAAGAGCACAACTAAGAGCAGACATTGCCATTGATACATGTGAGGAAGTCACAACAGGACCCCAGTTCACATAATCCCAAACCAGGGACATTGCATTGTTATTCCGAATAGACAAGTTCCTGAACAATTAACATTCCACACTGTTAATCCACGAAACAGGCAAGAAGAGTCACCACATTCACAATCGAGGTGCGACCCGAGGACGGTCGTGCTCAGTCATGATATGGTCGCGGGTGATCTCCTTCAACGAGCGGCATCCGCTCAATGCCATAGTCAGCTCAAACTCATCACGGAGCATTTGAAGCACTTTCTTCACACCAGCTTCGCCTTCGGCCGCCAACGAGAACAGAACAGGCCTTCCAATCTGTTAGAAAAGGCAAAAATCATCTTAGTTTCTCTGTTAGCCTTTGCTAAATATCAATAAATTCAGCTTCAATCCTATATCTATCAAGTGTCGAATCCCCAGGATCATTAAAGCCTATAGATATTTGGACTGGAATTTCAAATTGACAAAACCCAATATGGCAATACCAATACTTTTGTTTATTTCTATTGAATAGAAATCGAAGTGGGGTTTCAAAGACCCatgtaaaaggaagaaaaattacTGCCCAACACGATTGTTACTCCTCTTTTATCCCACTGCTTATCTTATGAGGTAGATACTATAGGAACATGAGTTCTCtctcactttttgcatgaatgTAGATTGTTGTGATGGTAAGTATGGGCCATATAGCCTTCATCTATGGGCAAGAACTGACGTAATCAAGTCTGAGTACTCACAAATACGCCAGATGCTCCAAGAGCCAATGCCTTAAAGACATCGGTTCCGCGGCGAACCCCACCATCCAGGAAAACCGGAAGTTTTCCCTGTGCAGCTTTTACAACCTGCAAATCACATCAACCAATTCATTGCACCAGAAACTGCGACAGGAAAGAAAATTGGTTATTGGAAAATGCATCCAGTTGACGGATAGAATGTAGCCTATGATGACACCCGATAATATTAGTCAAGTCAGCCTGTTCAGTACTTACAACTTTCTAGGAATCGGAAACTTAATGAGATGGACAGAATCCTGTAGATACAGATTTTAGCTCAATAGATTTCAAGCTCTTTATGGAAAAAATAGTAGGAGCATAATCAGAATATAACATTCACATCAAGAACGAACCTCTTCCAGAGCCATGATGGTTGCGGGCACATAATCAAGTTGCCGAGCTCCATGGTTGGACACTATAATTCCAGCAGCTCCAGCTTGAACAGCTACCCTAGCTGCAATTTTAGCAGAAAGGTGTGGTCAGGGGTGGGATACATAGAGGTCATAGAATGGGTGAAGGTTTTCTCCAAGTGGATTAGGTATCCTCACTATCTTCGGCAGTTAGTACACCCTTCACTAGAATTGGTAGTGTAGTGATTGTTTGAAGCCACTTGACATCCTGTATACCAAAAAGAAGTTTTAAGTATTGTCCAATTTATACAATTATCTGGATGATAATATTCAGGTCAATTACATCACCTTCCAGCTTAGAGATCGGTCCACCTGTTCAGCAGCGTAAGTGGTCAGACCTGAGTCATTTGTCTGCAAGATTAAGAGGTGAAGCAGTTAGAAAcacactgagagagagagagagagagagagagagagagagagagtaccctATCCATCTTTCCAATATCCAAACCCTCAAAATTCTTGAGTGTGAGATTTGGAGGCAAAGCAAATCTGCAGAAGAATGCATCAGAACTGGAAGGCTGAAATTTTCAATAAGGCCCACCAAAAATTCATCTTATGTTCACCTCATAATGGATCTAAATCATTATTCCACCACCAAACATAAAATTGATGACTGCAGAAGGCAGCCAGAGTATCCTACTTATCATTCAGACAATCCAAGTATGTGCTACTTTCATTTAGGATGGGTTATTCAATGAGTTCTCACCCATTCTTGATGTCAGCTTCCCTGCGACCAAGCCTCGGTGTGTCCACGGTAAGGACAATCGCTTTGAAACCAGCTCTTTCAGCTTTCCTCACAAGTTGTGCAACAACATTTCTGTCTTTTAACACCTAAATGCATTTGGCAGTGAATCATTATTCAATTGATAAACAGGGGTTTCTAAAAAATAGCATGAGAAAAATTTCGCTCTCAAGATTATCAACAGATTTTCTGGGTTCAATCTGAAAAGTTCACACATGATAACAAATCTGGTGAGAAATTGAACAAAGAGAGCACGTTCGGAGCAGATAATGACCAATCGGGAAAAAGACTAGAGTTTCGGCAAGTAGATGACTTGCGGACACAGAATAAGTAACAACATTTTACCTTCTAGATTAGGTTGTGCCTGGAGGAGATAAATTATATGTACACTTTACACTAATAATATAACTAAGGACAAACGCATTCAAAAGACTAAATAAATGGCAACAGCAAAAAATAACAACTAATCAAAGTGTAAGAGAAAGGGTGATATTTCATCTCTTAAACTCACATAAAATTGGAAGAAGCGAATTCCAGGTCCTGTTGAAGCAACCTCTTCCACACTTGATGTAGCCCATGAGGATAGAGTCTGAAATGACAATCAAAAAAAGGAGTGAGGCGTATATACACGGCATTAATTGTTGATAGAATGACTCCTTGAGAGGAGTACAGGTGGCACATTGCCTACGTAGTCTCGATCGATATAAACACAATTAAACTAAATTACACAATATGAAAGAGGTGAAGAAGCAAATCAAAAGTACCATAATTGTCCCTGCTGCCGATGCAGCTCTAGCTGTTGCATATTCTCCTGAAGAAAAGAAGCACGCCTACTCAATAATTGCAGTTGTTAGTCATGAAAAAGGTCAAATACGCCAAGAGTAAAAATACTGAGTCAATAATCTTTTAACTTCAAATTCCGTTGAGTAAGTGGCAATCCCAAGGTAGtttctttgcttcatttttcttttctggtcaTGTACCATCATACATGCACCAGGTTGTTGAAGTTGTTCAGAAATTTCAGAAGTAAAGACTATTGTTCCTAATGAACCAACAGTCTTGACATCCATGTCAGGGTCCTGTCTTAAAGGAAAGTATAAGCAAACCATCATTTTTAGTGGCTGTTCTGAGCAAAATTTAACCATAGGTCCCTACGTATTATGACTTCTACCGGTCAATAGGAAACACTCATCTCACCTTTTTACCTTTCAAGCAATCAGTGATCAAGGGTATACCATATTTTCCTTGTAATGAGCAAATATGTGAAGGTATCACGCTGTTCAAAAACTGATGTGAGGGAAACCATCAAGGGAAATCTCAACACACCAGAAATATCCTGTCCAACTTCCATGGGCAACAAGTTGAAATGGACTTGCTCTAAGTAAACTTTACTGAAGCAGTTGCTAATTATTATCATAGTTAGTCAATGTCATACTACAAGTTGCTTGCTATGTAGGTAATGGGGATTAGTCATgtgaaaataaatacaaattgCAAACAACAGTTAATCATGTTATACGTGAAATGTTAACTACAAAGTGTAGCTGTGGTATTATAAATGATGCAGATACACTAGCAAAGCACCCTTTTGAAGTTAAACACAAGCTCAGAATTTTCAGATACAACACATTTAATGGATTGTTAATCTAACATCTGTATAAATGTTAGTCGTATGCATACTGTCATCTACAGGCACACACTTATAGAGTACTAAACATATTAAGGAATGCATATGCAGATTTGTTTCAATATAACATTAGTATGATACACACCAAGTTTCTTCCAATTGAAGATGCGATCTCAGACACTGTGGCAGTAAGATCATGCGAATACATAAATGTGCGTGCATACCCAACATAACTTTCATTATCAAGCCCCAGCAGAGTAACAAATGCATTTACATACAGATGCAGAGcacccacaaaagaaaaaaggtcatGTACTGAAATGGTAAGCATCAATCTCCTCAGGAAGTAGAAAGGAGCTAATGCAAGCATGGCTCTTTACCGTCAGGATGAGCCATCTTTTGCATTGCTGTGGGAGCGATCATGATAGGCATCGAGACTTTGAATCCAAAAACTGTTGTTGTCATGTCTATATGGCTTACATCTACAAGAATCCGAGGGCGAAACCTGTATAGTTAAACACCAGTCAAGGAAAAAACATGTCAATACGTGTCTCAGGGTCACATAGACAACAAGAGCCTATAAACCCAATAATATCACCATAGACACCAGTTCATCAATTTTAAATGGACagtgaaagaaagaaatcagGAATGGCGCGAGCTCAACTAAACCCAATAGTGTAGTGAGATGTCTGCTCACAAAATCCTTGAAAACGCATTTCGGTTTTCCTTGAGAGTCCACTGGTCTTCTGCACCGGACGCGTAGTAGTCATACACCATCTTGGGCAGCTTCTTCTTCGCGATTTCCTCATACTCCATCACATTAGTGATCTCCATCTTCTCAGCAGTACCTGATCTGTTCCCATGGATTTTGAGAAAGTAGTTCAGAACTAGTCCATCGGTCCAATACGACTTCGATGCTAGCATTTCATTAGTTGAACGACACTGTCATTTAAATACAAGAACGATTCTTTTAAGAAAAGGGTATAGAGATTCAGACTTTGGGTTTGTGTCCACCCACACCTGTAATCGGCATATACAAATTAAAGGAACAAACACATTATACTcgctggaaaaggaaaaaaaaaaaaaaaaaaaactcagttctCCTAAGACACCCAGCTTTTGCACATTCAATCGAACACAGTGCACCTTTCCCAGGCCTCGCCaatttaaaaacttttaaacatCATCCAAATCATGATCACAACCCACTTGGCGAAGATCGAGACGCATGCAGTGTTGCgatcaaaacaaaaatgaaattgaacacCGTTAGCAAACAGAGACGAACACAAAAGACAAGCATCATCAAGTGTTTCTTCAGATTATGAGCATCAGAAAAACGAGAGAGAACGCCGTGGCTAAATTGCGGAACCGAAGCTGAGCGAATGCTCTCGGGCTTGAAGGGTGGCAGGAACCAGCCCAAGTTTCGCCATGGCAGGTGAGATCGAGGAAAATTGCAGAATCAAACTtcgaacaagaagaaaaaagaatgaacagACCTTGGAGCTTCTGAACTCAAGCGAAACGGAGCGCCCGAGACTTCAGAGGAGCTCAcgaatatggagagagagagagagggaaagggagagagagggagacagacACTTACGTAGTCGAAACAAAtaaaatgaggagagagagagagagagagagagagagagagattaaaacaTCGGCTAAGAGACGAAAGGGTCAAGCATGCCGAATTTGCGCGAGAA
This sequence is a window from Rhodamnia argentea isolate NSW1041297 chromosome 3, ASM2092103v1, whole genome shotgun sequence. Protein-coding genes within it:
- the LOC115756700 gene encoding glycolate oxidase 1-like isoform X2 — its product is MEITNVMEYEEIAKKKLPKMVYDYYASGAEDQWTLKENRNAFSRILFRPRILVDVSHIDMTTTVFGFKVSMPIMIAPTAMQKMAHPDGEYATARAASAAGTIMTLSSWATSSVEEVASTGPGIRFFQFYVLKDRNVVAQLVRKAERAGFKAIVLTVDTPRLGRREADIKNGFALPPNLTLKNFEGLDIGKMDRTNDSGLTTYAAEQVDRSLSWKDVKWLQTITTLPILVKGVLTAEDTRVAVQAGAAGIIVSNHGARQLDYVPATIMALEEVVKAAQGKLPVFLDGGVRRGTDVFKALALGASGVFIGRPVLFSLAAEGEAGVKKVLQMLRDEFELTMALSGCRSLKEITRDHIMTEHDRPRVAPRL
- the LOC115756700 gene encoding glycolate oxidase 1-like isoform X1, producing MPITASKSYWTDGLVLNYFLKIHGNRSGTAEKMEITNVMEYEEIAKKKLPKMVYDYYASGAEDQWTLKENRNAFSRILFRPRILVDVSHIDMTTTVFGFKVSMPIMIAPTAMQKMAHPDGEYATARAASAAGTIMTLSSWATSSVEEVASTGPGIRFFQFYVLKDRNVVAQLVRKAERAGFKAIVLTVDTPRLGRREADIKNGFALPPNLTLKNFEGLDIGKMDRTNDSGLTTYAAEQVDRSLSWKDVKWLQTITTLPILVKGVLTAEDTRVAVQAGAAGIIVSNHGARQLDYVPATIMALEEVVKAAQGKLPVFLDGGVRRGTDVFKALALGASGVFIGRPVLFSLAAEGEAGVKKVLQMLRDEFELTMALSGCRSLKEITRDHIMTEHDRPRVAPRL
- the LOC115756700 gene encoding glycolate oxidase 1-like isoform X3, coding for MRKSRRRSCPRWCMTTTRPVQKTSGLSRKTEMRFQGFCEFRPRILVDVSHIDMTTTVFGFKVSMPIMIAPTAMQKMAHPDGEYATARAASAAGTIMTLSSWATSSVEEVASTGPGIRFFQFYVLKDRNVVAQLVRKAERAGFKAIVLTVDTPRLGRREADIKNGFALPPNLTLKNFEGLDIGKMDRTNDSGLTTYAAEQVDRSLSWKDVKWLQTITTLPILVKGVLTAEDTRVAVQAGAAGIIVSNHGARQLDYVPATIMALEEVVKAAQGKLPVFLDGGVRRGTDVFKALALGASGVFIGRPVLFSLAAEGEAGVKKVLQMLRDEFELTMALSGCRSLKEITRDHIMTEHDRPRVAPRL